One window from the genome of Rhodopirellula halodulae encodes:
- a CDS encoding FG-GAP-like repeat-containing protein: MSATPRLNVFLSVSISCLLLLSLSACRPKPNRPTPEPSRSQVEPTDTATQTPVAKESKPTLVGIRRLLQQGNSREALSLIRPFLLEDPDRIEVVFLAAQAEHASGNSKQAFTLLDETAERIPQSRMAIWSFGSQLALESGELAQTLSYLQRIIAEDPQQVNALRKLALLQNQMGHRAEGNVNLRRLLRRSPMTTGDLYCLLTPHLQVHDSQQSSIPMPYKTVAVARELLEANRHSEALRLLQEDQNEGASNAASISLIARIQTEMGAFQEATKTLLGSSGECHLQPDHWIALGNCWLANHERERAKQAFLKAVALEPLHTSALRRLAVALAQLGEQEAADRVNERSALARDLSELASTIIERKGDLARSCEILANQLKDVGLPFQSLAWHFNAIAYSNPRMARVDQHLQAIEHLQATVSTEEAEKLQRVGLMEPMLDATDWSSLADGFSKETAAKTNEPVADDSSRIQPKFSNVAAEIGLHFQYRNANPPVTKHFLLHQPLGAGVACLDYDLDGWVDVYAAQGDGDGRLPGASPNFLARNLGGHFSSVADRAGADDRGYSMGLTCGDINQDGFADLVVGNMQVNCLYVNQGDGTFERKDILGNWQDATYTTGLAIADVSGDQLPDVVEVNYVADSRIFNPIQFDASGQPIRLPGPMQFTAGPDRLFVATKDGGWADGEWAGEFLDPRVANGAEPHRAMGLVVGDIDADEANEVFIANDQTLNQLWEFDRDHDSGGLARSEEAILRGVAGGVAGQPLASMGIAAADFNQDQLLDLQVTNFDDELSNLYLQQKDASFRDAVFSTGLDLCSRTMLGFGTQAIDFENDGDMDLVVGNGDIEDNRPNKSSFKMPTQLLVNHRQRFVLLSEELQEGYLRQDHLARAVAKLDWNRDGLVDVLIGDVMDPLALLENQTDTPNGFVQLQLVGTESERDAIGAIVTAIFSECETRHFVLTGDGYMSRNEAMVQVAIPKDRELRRIVVNWPSGREQAFDLSDERRRGLIVESQNRVHWFQLAP; this comes from the coding sequence ATGTCAGCAACGCCACGTCTGAATGTCTTCTTGAGCGTCAGCATCTCATGCTTGCTTCTCTTGTCGTTGTCGGCCTGTCGGCCAAAGCCGAACCGGCCAACCCCTGAACCATCGCGGTCTCAGGTAGAGCCAACAGACACTGCCACCCAGACGCCGGTTGCGAAGGAAAGCAAGCCGACACTTGTGGGGATCCGCCGTTTGCTTCAGCAAGGAAATTCGCGGGAAGCTTTGAGCTTGATCCGTCCGTTTCTTCTGGAAGACCCTGATCGAATCGAAGTGGTGTTTCTCGCTGCGCAGGCCGAACATGCATCAGGAAATTCAAAGCAAGCGTTTACATTGTTGGACGAGACAGCCGAGCGAATTCCGCAAAGTCGAATGGCTATTTGGTCGTTTGGATCGCAATTGGCCTTGGAAAGCGGAGAACTGGCTCAAACCCTGAGCTACTTGCAACGAATCATCGCCGAGGACCCGCAACAGGTGAACGCTCTCCGGAAGCTTGCGTTGCTTCAGAACCAGATGGGACATCGAGCAGAGGGCAACGTGAATTTGCGTCGGTTGCTTCGGCGTTCGCCCATGACGACTGGGGACCTTTATTGCTTGTTGACGCCGCATCTGCAGGTCCATGACAGCCAGCAGTCTTCCATCCCAATGCCCTACAAGACTGTCGCAGTTGCTCGTGAGTTGCTGGAGGCAAATCGCCACTCGGAAGCGTTGCGATTGCTTCAGGAGGATCAAAACGAAGGTGCATCAAACGCAGCGTCCATTTCGCTCATCGCGAGAATTCAAACGGAGATGGGGGCGTTCCAAGAGGCAACGAAAACGTTGCTGGGATCGTCTGGTGAGTGCCATCTTCAGCCGGACCACTGGATCGCGTTGGGCAACTGTTGGTTGGCCAATCACGAAAGAGAGCGGGCCAAACAAGCATTCTTAAAAGCGGTCGCCTTGGAACCGTTGCACACCTCGGCTCTGAGACGTCTGGCGGTTGCCCTGGCTCAGTTGGGGGAGCAAGAGGCAGCGGACCGAGTGAATGAACGGTCGGCGTTGGCACGCGATCTTTCCGAGTTGGCGTCAACGATCATCGAACGGAAAGGTGATCTCGCCCGGTCGTGTGAGATTCTGGCGAATCAATTGAAGGACGTCGGTTTGCCGTTTCAGTCACTCGCTTGGCACTTCAATGCAATTGCCTATTCCAATCCAAGAATGGCTCGTGTGGACCAGCACCTGCAAGCCATTGAACACTTGCAAGCAACCGTCTCGACGGAAGAGGCGGAGAAATTGCAACGAGTTGGACTGATGGAGCCCATGCTGGACGCAACGGATTGGTCCTCGTTGGCGGATGGTTTTTCTAAAGAAACTGCAGCCAAGACAAACGAACCGGTCGCGGATGATTCGTCGCGAATTCAACCGAAGTTCAGCAACGTTGCCGCGGAAATTGGGTTGCATTTCCAGTACCGCAATGCGAATCCGCCAGTGACGAAACACTTTCTCTTGCACCAGCCTTTGGGTGCTGGGGTCGCTTGCCTGGATTACGACTTGGACGGATGGGTGGATGTCTATGCCGCTCAGGGAGACGGCGACGGAAGGTTGCCGGGAGCATCGCCAAACTTCTTGGCCCGGAACCTGGGTGGCCATTTCTCGTCCGTTGCCGATCGGGCCGGAGCGGATGACCGGGGTTACTCCATGGGGCTCACCTGCGGCGATATCAACCAAGACGGATTCGCGGACTTGGTGGTTGGAAACATGCAAGTCAATTGTTTGTATGTGAACCAGGGCGATGGAACGTTTGAGCGAAAGGACATCCTCGGAAATTGGCAAGACGCCACCTACACCACCGGCCTCGCAATTGCGGATGTTTCCGGAGATCAACTCCCTGACGTCGTCGAAGTGAACTATGTGGCGGATTCAAGAATCTTTAATCCGATTCAATTCGACGCGTCGGGGCAGCCAATTCGTTTGCCTGGTCCCATGCAGTTCACCGCCGGCCCCGACCGACTGTTTGTGGCGACGAAAGATGGTGGATGGGCCGACGGTGAATGGGCGGGAGAATTTTTGGATCCTCGAGTTGCAAATGGAGCAGAACCTCATCGCGCGATGGGGTTAGTTGTGGGTGACATCGATGCGGATGAAGCCAATGAAGTTTTCATCGCCAACGACCAGACACTGAATCAGCTTTGGGAGTTCGATCGAGATCATGATTCCGGGGGCTTGGCAAGGTCCGAAGAAGCGATCCTGCGAGGCGTTGCAGGAGGAGTCGCCGGTCAACCCTTGGCGAGCATGGGAATCGCGGCTGCTGATTTCAATCAGGACCAATTGCTCGATCTGCAGGTCACCAACTTTGACGACGAGTTGTCGAATTTGTATCTGCAACAGAAGGATGCAAGTTTTCGCGATGCGGTCTTCTCAACCGGATTGGATCTCTGCTCCAGAACCATGTTGGGATTCGGCACGCAAGCAATTGACTTCGAAAACGATGGCGACATGGATTTGGTGGTTGGCAATGGAGACATCGAAGACAACCGACCCAATAAATCGAGCTTCAAGATGCCAACTCAATTGTTGGTGAACCATCGACAACGCTTCGTGCTACTGAGCGAGGAGTTGCAAGAAGGGTATCTGCGACAAGACCATCTTGCCCGAGCGGTGGCGAAGTTGGATTGGAACCGAGATGGTCTCGTTGATGTGTTGATCGGTGATGTCATGGATCCGCTCGCGCTGCTTGAAAACCAGACCGACACGCCAAATGGGTTTGTGCAATTGCAGTTGGTCGGAACTGAGTCTGAGCGAGATGCCATCGGTGCGATCGTGACAGCGATATTCAGTGAATGCGAGACTCGGCATTTTGTCCTCACGGGAGACGGGTACATGTCACGGAATGAGGCGATGGTGCAAGTTGCAATTCCGAAGGACCGGGAACTGCGCCGAATAGTTGTGAATTGGCCGTCAGGGCGTGAGCAAGCGTTTGATCTATCAGACGAACGCCGTCGGGGACTCATTGTCGAATCCCAAAACCGCGTTCACTGGTTTCAACTCGCGCCATGA
- a CDS encoding DUF1559 domain-containing protein, with product MVRSRTKASGFTLVELLVVIAIIGVLVGLLLPAVQAAREAARRMQCSNNFKQIGLGIHNYHSAYNALPKQAGGTYVDGDWGGSGPGRTTNRFRLSWLPAVLPFIEQQGLWEQISNPYNLDMNGNAISPGFPPMGPAPWGGAYRPWFTEVGTFRCPSDPGRGAPAHGRTNYAACIGDSTDWVNHGYMRHTGGRWVLTPNNGQNANATNRGFFYHRRQLKFRDVLDGLSNTIACGEIATDLGDNAITTNARYGVGWGTIHNNPAHCRDQAGWINPARPQFWDPDAAGTGNPGIRTGNADWKRGFRWMDTPILYTGFNCILPPNAEICFGGGGDFDTGACPPSSRHQGGVHVLMGDGAVKFITDSIDTGNIRNGVVMLNQTGNRAPGSESPYGLWGALSTRAMKEIVNIDDL from the coding sequence ATGGTTCGGAGTCGAACAAAAGCGTCTGGCTTCACGCTGGTTGAATTGCTGGTCGTGATTGCCATCATCGGTGTCCTTGTCGGGCTGTTGTTGCCCGCAGTTCAGGCAGCACGCGAGGCGGCTCGCCGCATGCAGTGCAGCAACAACTTCAAGCAAATTGGCTTGGGGATCCACAATTACCACTCAGCCTACAACGCTTTGCCGAAACAGGCTGGTGGAACGTATGTGGACGGTGACTGGGGCGGATCGGGGCCAGGCCGTACCACTAACCGTTTTCGTTTGAGCTGGTTGCCTGCAGTGTTGCCGTTCATTGAGCAGCAAGGATTGTGGGAGCAGATCAGCAATCCCTACAACTTGGACATGAATGGGAATGCGATCAGCCCAGGTTTCCCACCAATGGGACCGGCACCCTGGGGTGGAGCGTATCGTCCTTGGTTCACGGAAGTTGGTACGTTCCGTTGCCCAAGTGATCCGGGGCGTGGTGCTCCTGCACACGGCCGTACCAACTACGCCGCTTGTATTGGTGACAGCACTGACTGGGTCAACCACGGCTACATGCGTCACACTGGCGGACGCTGGGTGCTGACGCCGAACAACGGTCAAAACGCGAATGCGACCAACCGTGGCTTCTTCTACCACCGTCGTCAGTTGAAGTTCCGCGATGTCTTGGATGGTTTGTCCAACACGATCGCTTGCGGTGAGATTGCAACGGACTTGGGTGACAACGCCATCACGACCAATGCTCGCTACGGTGTTGGTTGGGGAACGATCCACAACAACCCGGCTCACTGCCGTGATCAGGCTGGTTGGATCAACCCCGCTCGTCCACAGTTCTGGGATCCAGATGCCGCAGGGACCGGAAACCCCGGGATCCGTACTGGTAACGCGGACTGGAAGCGTGGTTTCCGATGGATGGACACGCCGATCTTGTACACCGGATTCAACTGCATCTTGCCACCCAACGCTGAAATTTGCTTTGGCGGTGGTGGTGACTTTGATACCGGTGCCTGCCCGCCAAGTAGCCGTCACCAAGGTGGTGTTCACGTGTTGATGGGTGACGGTGCAGTCAAATTCATCACGGACTCCATTGATACCGGAAACATCCGAAATGGTGTGGTGATGCTTAACCAAACCGGCAATCGCGCTCCTGGTTCGGAGAGCCCGTACGGTTTGTGGGGTGCTTTGAGTACGCGTGCAATGAAGGAAATCGTCAACATCGACGATCTCTAG